A portion of the Oncorhynchus gorbuscha isolate QuinsamMale2020 ecotype Even-year linkage group LG19, OgorEven_v1.0, whole genome shotgun sequence genome contains these proteins:
- the LOC124005020 gene encoding stAR-related lipid transfer protein 13-like isoform X4: MMRITKLEAKEACDWLRAAGFPQYAQLFEDSQFPIDISPVKKDHDFLDNDLVEPLYRRLNTLNKCASMKLDVNLPKKKSEDSDEEDLLAISDRWTFEWTSRRWSRLKGEGRSPREGEGRGLRNTTSSESVLTDLSEPEVSSLHSESSGGSGHQAVSTEDSDCSNRNYSDSAAMPEPDFNSLTLPHLPYYGSLPTKNNRAGRTRAKDFLRHMETLRSRGTLDRGRSKMLVISAPVLQMEPQALKTMRCVEITNGDGSRAEVPTVGPILGLTPQCPSSSEGSHSSDSTVSSPSLKERKPHSQRTDRSDAKRSGMYLEDLAVFSSLQRNSGVAEHNRHNEFRSYEDLVVHIPKDHKPGTFPKALSIESLSPTLGASVPWYSGSLNPLEPQSNPNPRPNSNPREFHPRPATQFCPRGSRISVYDNVPGSHLYASTGDLLDLEKEDLFPHLDDILQHVNGLQQIVDRWSKNMLPSAGLDGQPAGMQSSSQITLDFEGTSVLEGQSTASDGDRDRVSLIETHCTGHRERRDSGVGASLTRPNRLRWPSFQMSNRLSHSVASLQITNQSAGQLSLLQKFSLLRLTAIMEKYSMSNKHGWTWSVPKFMKRMKVPDYKDKNVFGVPLIVHVQRSGQPLPLSLQQALRYLRSQCLDQVGLFRKSGVKSRIQALRQMNESSPDDVSYEDQSAYDVADMVKQFFRDLPEPLLTSKLGETFLHIYQYVPKDQRLQAVQAAIMLMSDENREVLQMLLCFLSDVTSSVEENQMTPMNIAVCLAPSLFHLNILKKDNLSPRAMQRKYTTGRPDQKDLNENLSATQGLAHMIIECNRLFEIPHEMVTQSRNSYVEADLHAPTLEELCRQQEEDDASYQAEARPCQTHSETRPQNLYQSYVESRLQELLKEAREKAKGWVSCTSSDNTELYCKKVGDGNPLRRWRVAVEVEAPPSVVLNRVLRERHLWDVDLLQWKVAETLDRHSEVFHYVLNRMPPHPSRDFLVLRSWRTELPKGTCALVCVSVEHEDCPRVGGVRAVVLESNYLLEPCGSGKSRLTHICRVDFKGRSPEWYNKAFGHLCAAEVARIRNSFQPISTEGPETKI; the protein is encoded by the exons ACTCTCAGTTCCCCATCGACATCTCTCCTGTGAAGAAAGACCATGACTTTCTGGACAACGACCTGGTGGAACCTCTCTACAG ACGACTCAACACCTTGAACAAGTGTGCCTCTATGAAACTAGATGTCAACCTTCCTAAGAAAAAG AGTGAAGACTCTGATGAGGAGGACCTGCTTGCCATCAGTGACAGATGGACGTTTGAGTGGACGAGCCGCCGCTGGTCCAGACTAAAGGGGGAAGGGCGGAGTCCCAGGGAGGGGGAAGGCCGGGGCCTGCGGAACACTACCAGTAGCGAGAGTGTTCTAACTGACCTCAGCGAACCAGAGGTCTCATCTCTCCACAgtgagagtagcggggggagtgGCCACCAGGCTGTGAGCACAGAGGACTCAGACTGCTCTAACCGGAACTACTCTGACTCTGCAGCCATGCCTGAACCTGACTTCAACTCCCTTACCCTGCCGCACCTCCCCTATTACGGCTCGTTGCCCACCAAAAACAACCGCGCCGGACGGACCCGAGCCAAGGACTTCCTGCGCCACATGGAGACGCTACGTTCCCGGGGCACGTTGGATAGGGGGAGGAGCAAGATGCTGGTTATCAGCGCTCCGGTACTGCAGATGGAGCCGCAGGCCCTGAAGACGATGCGCTGTGTGGAGATCACCAATGGGGACGGGTCGAGGGCGGAGGTACCCACTGTTGGACCAATCCTAGGGCTAACCCCCCAGTGCCCCTCCAGCAGCGAGGGCAGCCACTCCAGCGACAGCACCGTCTCCTCCCCCAGTCTGAAGGAGAGGAAGCCCCACTCCCAGCGGACGGACCGGTCTGACGCCAAGCGCAGTGGCATGTATCTGGAGGACTTGGCCGTGTTCTCCAGCCTGCAGCGGAACAGTGGCGTGGCCGAACACAACCGGCATAACGAGTTCCGCTCCTACGAGGACCTGGTGGTCCACATACCCAAAGACCATAAGCCTGGCACCTTTCCCAAGGCCCTGTCCATAGAGAGCCTCTCCCCCACCCTGGGGGCCTCCGTCCCCTGGTACAGCGGCAGCCTCAATCCCCTGGAGCCCCAGTCCAACCCCAACCCCcgacctaactctaaccccagGGAGTTCCACCCCCGCCCTGCCACCCAGTTCTGCCCACGGGGCAGTAGGATCAGTGTGTACGACAACGTCCCTGGGTCTCACCTCTATGCCTCTACTGGAGACCTGTTGGACCTGGAGAAGGAAGACCTGTTCCCCCACCTGGATGACATCTTGCAGCACGTCAACGGCCTGCAGCAGATAGTGGACCGCTGGTCCAAGAACATGCTGCCCTCTGCAGGCCTGGACGGACAGCCTGCAGGTATGCAGTCATCCAGCCAGATCACGCTGGACTTTGAGGGGACGTCTGTTCTGGAGGGACAGAGCACAGCCAGTGACGGGGACAGAGACCGTGTGTCCCTCATTGAGACTCACTgtacaggacacagagagaggagggactcAGGAGTGGGAGCATCGCTAACCAGACCCAACCG TCTGCGATGGCCCAGCTTCCAGATGTCCAACCGGCTCAGCCACTCAGTGGCCTCGCTCCAGATCACCAACCAATCAGCAGGCCAGCTCAGCCTGCTGCAGAAGTTCTCTCTCCTCCGCCTCACTGCCATCATGGAGAAATACTCCATGTCCAACAAACACGGATGGACCTG GTCAGTTCCGAAGTTTATGAAGAGGATGAAGGTTCCTGACTACAAGGACAAGAACGTCTTTGGTGTTCCTCTGATTGTTCACGTCCAGCGCTCTGGTCAGCCCCTCCCCCTCAGCCTGCAGCAGGCCCTTCGATACCTCAGGAGCCAGTGTCTAGACcag GTGGGTCTGTTCCGTAAGTCTGGTGTGAAGTCTCGTATCCAGGCGCTAAGGCAGATGAATGAGTCGTCTCCGGATGATGTCAGCTACGAGGACCAGTCAGCGTACGACGTAGCAGACATGGTCAAACAGTTCTTCAGAGACCTGCCTGAACCTCTACTGACCAGCAAGCTgggagagaccttcctacacaTCTACCAGT atgTTCCTAAGGACCAGCGGTTGCAGGCTGTGCAGGCGGCCATCATGCTGATGTCAGACGAGAACAGGGAGGTGCTCCAGATGTTGCTCTGCTTCCTGTCTGACGTCACTTCCTCTGTGGAGGAGAACCAGATGACTCCCATGAACATCGCTGTGTGTTTGGCCCCGTCCCTGTTCCACCTCAACATCCTGAAGAAGGACAACCTCTCACCCAG GGCCATGCAGAGGAAGTACACGACAGGCCGGCCCGACCAGAAGGACCTGAATGAGAACCTTTCCGCGACGCAGGGACTCGCCCACATGATCATAGAGTGCAACCGACTGTTTGAG ATTCCTCACGAGATGGTGACTCAGTCCAGGAACTCGTACGTGGAGGCGGACCTTCACGCTCCCACCTTAGAGGAGCTCTGTAGACAGCAGGAGGAGGACGATGCGTCCTACCAGGCAGAGGCCAGACCCTGCCAGACACACTCAGAGACCAGACCGCAGAACCTGTACCAGAGCTACGTAGAGAGCAGGCTGCAGGAGCTCCTGAAGGAGGCCAGAGAGAAGGCTAAGGGCTGGGTGTCCTGCACCAGCTCAGACAacactgagctctactgtaagAAGGTTGGTGATGGGAACCCTTTGCGGCGGTGGCGTGTGGCGGTAGAGGTGGAGGCCCCTCCCTCGGTAGTGTTGAACCGCGTGCTGCGAGAGCGCCACCTGTGGGACGTGGACCTGCTGCAGTGGAAGGTAGCTGAGACTCTGGACAGACACTCTGAGGTGTTCCACTATGTCCTCAACCGCATGCCACCACACCCCAGCAGAGACTTCCTGGTCCtacg gtcatGGAGGACTGAACTTCCCAAGGGGACGTGtgcattggtgtgtgtgtctgtagaacATGAGGACTGTCCCCGGGTCGGTGGGGTAAGGGCCGTGGTTCTCGAGTCTAACTACCTTCTAGAACCCTGCGGCTCTGGGAAGTCCAGACTCACTCACATCTGCAGGGTGGACTTCAA aggGCGGAGTCCAGAGTGGTACAACAAGGCCTTTGGTCACCTCTGTGCTGCTGAAGTAGCTCGCATTCGCAACTCCTTCCAACCAATCAGCACAGAGGGGCCAGAGACCAAGATCTGA